In one Neobacillus sp. CF12 genomic region, the following are encoded:
- a CDS encoding thioesterase family protein: MYKKSIEPRVSETDGVGHINNTTIPVWFEAARNKIFKLFTPDDSFANWKIIILNMNVEYIKQIYFGRNVEVYVWVKRIGNSSLVLYEEIHQDGQVCAIDTVTYVNFNLETQKSEPIPEEIRIELERHYYQESV; the protein is encoded by the coding sequence ATGTATAAAAAATCAATTGAGCCTCGCGTATCAGAAACAGATGGAGTTGGTCATATCAATAATACAACAATCCCAGTATGGTTCGAAGCGGCCCGAAATAAAATATTTAAATTGTTTACCCCTGATGATTCTTTTGCAAATTGGAAGATTATTATTTTAAATATGAACGTGGAATATATAAAGCAAATTTATTTTGGGAGAAACGTTGAAGTTTATGTATGGGTAAAGAGGATTGGAAATTCCAGTTTAGTATTGTATGAGGAGATCCACCAGGATGGGCAGGTTTGTGCGATAGATACGGTGACATATGTGAATTTTAACCTCGAAACTCAGAAATCAGAACCTATTCCGGAAGAGATAAGAATTGAATTAGAGCGACACTATTATCAAGAAAGTGTATAA
- a CDS encoding DUF1259 domain-containing protein, translating into MDSMEPSELCQEFARILGATPSVINGVCTATRSRTNIHPVVLGRRAESFMFVPQAFSFENIDREGRALCLGETVILQDEINPFITRLREHDIIVTALHNHWLFDEPRLMYIHFESIDEPLDFARKVSDALDVLTTRNIGRSSRARQATDRRAEELCEEFHEILGGMSTFEDGVCMVMNSRTNILARILGRRTRSFLALPQMFVFESLSSDGRALCSGETVILQEELNPFIDILREHNIIVTAFHNHWLFENPRLMYIHFEKIDRPLEFARDVRDALEVLTTREVRPNK; encoded by the coding sequence ATGGATAGCATGGAGCCAAGTGAACTATGTCAGGAGTTCGCTAGAATACTTGGTGCAACACCTTCTGTAATCAATGGCGTATGTACAGCAACGAGGTCCAGAACAAATATCCATCCTGTGGTTTTAGGCCGTCGGGCTGAGTCGTTTATGTTTGTTCCACAGGCGTTTTCTTTTGAAAATATCGATAGAGAAGGCAGAGCATTATGTCTTGGAGAAACCGTTATTCTTCAGGATGAGATTAACCCTTTTATTACTAGGCTGCGTGAACATGATATCATTGTGACGGCCTTACACAATCACTGGCTTTTTGATGAGCCGCGCTTAATGTATATTCACTTCGAATCCATTGATGAGCCTTTAGACTTTGCTAGAAAAGTTAGTGATGCACTAGATGTACTAACTACAAGGAACATTGGTCGTTCGAGTCGTGCTCGTCAGGCTACAGATAGAAGGGCAGAGGAACTGTGCGAAGAGTTTCACGAAATTCTCGGAGGCATGAGCACGTTCGAAGATGGTGTTTGTATGGTAATGAATTCACGGACCAATATTTTGGCACGGATACTTGGCAGAAGAACTAGATCGTTTCTAGCATTACCGCAAATGTTCGTGTTTGAATCTCTGTCTTCCGACGGCCGGGCACTGTGCAGTGGTGAAACAGTCATTCTCCAGGAAGAACTGAATCCGTTTATAGATATTCTTAGAGAACATAATATTATTGTGACGGCCTTTCATAACCATTGGCTCTTTGAAAATCCAAGGCTTATGTACATCCATTTTGAAAAAATTGATCGGCCACTCGAGTTTGCTAGGGATGTAAGGGATGCATTAGAGGTACTAACAACAAGAGAGGTAAGACCAAATAAATAA
- a CDS encoding DNA-3-methyladenine glycosylase I, which produces MKRCGWVNSDPLYIDYHDHEWGVPVYDDRLLFEYLNLEGAQAGLSWYTILKKRENYRKAFDDFDPNIIISYDEKKIAELLQNEGIVRNKLKINAVITNAKAFFKVTEEFGSFSEYIWSFVNGKPIQNQFSDLSEVPATTDISDRLSKDLKKRGFKFVGSTICYAFMQATGMVNDHIDSCICYNKHSGKNT; this is translated from the coding sequence ATGAAAAGATGCGGTTGGGTGAATTCAGATCCCCTCTATATTGATTATCATGATCATGAATGGGGCGTGCCAGTATATGATGATCGATTGTTATTTGAGTATCTGAACCTAGAAGGTGCCCAAGCAGGGTTAAGTTGGTACACGATATTAAAGAAAAGAGAAAATTATCGCAAAGCATTTGATGATTTTGACCCCAATATCATCATTTCCTACGATGAAAAGAAAATAGCAGAACTTTTGCAGAATGAAGGAATCGTTAGAAATAAACTAAAAATAAATGCAGTCATTACAAATGCAAAGGCATTCTTCAAAGTGACTGAGGAATTTGGGTCATTCAGCGAATACATTTGGTCATTTGTAAATGGGAAACCGATACAAAATCAGTTTAGTGATTTGTCTGAAGTTCCTGCAACAACGGACATTAGTGACAGGTTAAGTAAGGATTTAAAAAAACGTGGCTTTAAATTTGTAGGCTCAACGATTTGTTATGCCTTTATGCAAGCGACAGGGATGGTAAATGATCATATAGACTCATGTATTTGCTACAATAAACATTCGGGAAAAAATACATAA
- a CDS encoding 5'-nucleotidase C-terminal domain-containing protein — MQRIYKMFISLLTISLIGCAGNQNASDGNQTNNQNPRHVADNTNNVNPMATSQNNRGNAASPAQNIGNDQGLSEEYHGHLSNRPETKQKKEKPPAANKRYIQVQLLGINDLHGQINVTRNVGGKPAGRADYLAAYLKQREAENKNTLLVQAGDMVGASPPASALLQDEPAIEILNKLGFDIGTVGNHEFDEGVKELLRLVNGGTHEETGNFAGADFPWVAANVIDQKTGESILPPYKILKVNGMEIGFIGVVTTETPTIVVPSGVAGLTFSDEVEAINRNVAQLKKQGVRSIVVLAHNPGTSGVKGENPSGMLVDIANKIDDEVDIIFGGHNHAYMNATIDNKLVVQSYSYGTAFTDVDIEIDPKTKDIVTKRAEIITTFQEGIEPDPEIAKMVASYEAIVEPIVNRVIGSTSVNLTALRNDNGESILGDLIADAQRQAMKTELAIMNPGGIRADINQGDITWGEIYTVQPFNNDMVKMTMTGQQIRDLLNQQWGTKTTMLQISGFSYTWDENLPVGQKVVNIQLADGTQMDPNKTYTVAANVFLAGGGDGFTVFTKAQNKEIGPVDLDVLVDFISAQPKPFTYDIDNRIQKIRY, encoded by the coding sequence ATGCAAAGGATTTATAAAATGTTTATATCTTTGCTTACCATCAGTTTAATTGGTTGTGCGGGTAATCAAAATGCTTCGGATGGAAACCAAACAAATAACCAAAATCCAAGACATGTAGCAGACAACACCAACAATGTCAATCCTATGGCTACTTCGCAAAACAATAGAGGTAATGCTGCCAGCCCAGCTCAAAACATAGGAAATGATCAAGGATTATCAGAAGAATACCATGGCCACTTATCTAATCGTCCGGAAACAAAACAGAAAAAGGAAAAACCCCCTGCCGCGAATAAACGTTATATTCAGGTTCAACTTTTGGGAATTAATGATTTACACGGACAAATAAATGTAACACGTAATGTTGGAGGAAAACCAGCAGGTAGAGCAGATTATTTAGCAGCTTATTTAAAACAAAGGGAAGCCGAGAATAAGAACACACTTCTTGTACAAGCAGGGGATATGGTAGGGGCAAGTCCTCCTGCTTCAGCCCTTTTACAGGATGAGCCTGCAATCGAGATCTTGAACAAACTCGGATTCGATATTGGGACAGTAGGTAATCATGAATTTGATGAGGGCGTTAAAGAATTACTTCGTCTCGTCAATGGCGGTACTCATGAAGAAACTGGAAACTTTGCCGGAGCAGATTTCCCTTGGGTGGCAGCGAATGTCATCGATCAAAAAACTGGAGAATCCATTTTACCTCCTTATAAAATTCTTAAAGTAAATGGGATGGAAATTGGATTTATCGGTGTCGTAACCACAGAGACTCCGACGATCGTAGTGCCAAGCGGAGTTGCAGGATTAACCTTCTCTGATGAAGTGGAAGCTATTAATCGTAATGTAGCACAATTAAAAAAGCAAGGAGTTCGATCCATCGTTGTTTTAGCCCACAATCCAGGAACATCAGGTGTGAAAGGTGAAAATCCATCTGGAATGCTTGTCGATATCGCAAATAAGATTGACGACGAAGTAGATATCATTTTTGGTGGACATAATCATGCGTATATGAATGCAACAATCGACAACAAACTAGTAGTCCAATCCTATTCCTATGGTACTGCATTCACTGATGTGGATATTGAGATTGACCCGAAAACAAAAGATATCGTTACAAAGAGAGCAGAAATCATTACGACGTTTCAAGAAGGTATAGAACCGGATCCAGAAATAGCGAAGATGGTAGCCAGTTACGAAGCAATTGTTGAACCAATTGTTAACAGGGTAATAGGATCCACCTCGGTTAATTTAACAGCGCTCCGCAATGATAATGGAGAATCCATTCTTGGTGATTTAATAGCTGATGCTCAAAGGCAGGCAATGAAAACAGAATTAGCGATTATGAATCCGGGTGGTATTCGAGCCGATATTAATCAAGGAGACATTACTTGGGGCGAAATTTACACGGTTCAACCTTTTAATAATGATATGGTTAAAATGACGATGACTGGGCAGCAAATACGTGACTTGCTCAATCAACAGTGGGGAACAAAAACAACGATGCTTCAAATTTCTGGATTCTCCTACACATGGGATGAAAATTTACCAGTTGGACAAAAGGTTGTAAATATCCAACTTGCAGATGGCACCCAAATGGACCCGAATAAAACGTATACGGTAGCAGCAAATGTCTTCCTTGCTGGTGGGGGAGATGGTTTTACAGTATTCACGAAAGCGCAAAATAAAGAAATAGGACCTGTTGACTTAGATGTACTAGTAGACTTTATCAGTGCTCAACCAAAACCTTTCACATATGATATTGATAACAGAATTCAAAAGATTAGGTATTAG
- a CDS encoding VanW family protein, giving the protein MSIRTWLVSFILIGSLIGLAGCAQKTNGNGSDLENKVTEHEKKLEEQKAAEEAARKAAEEAEAKRIAEEEAKKPKVVNVIDPTTKNIIKSLIPVDLGFGSDNEKYKQQLEQWAREIARGTETTPGYDAKMILDKIDANGQVIKGKPRVILEEAELVTKIIEASVKGGDVFLPIYVTESGYKPEDAAHLSEVVVATYTTKFNPSIAGRNKNIELSALAIDNVIVGTGDVFSFNHTVGPSDEAHGYQPAQEIVNKQLVMGIGGGICQTSSTLFNAVDQLAIEYVEWHHHSLTVGYVPAGRDATVSYGGKDFQFKNTAGVPLLIKAIYNPNGTITVEMRTSAAYQSLLQKR; this is encoded by the coding sequence ATGTCTATACGAACTTGGTTGGTTTCATTCATATTAATTGGCAGTTTAATAGGGTTAGCAGGGTGTGCACAGAAAACAAATGGCAACGGGTCTGACCTTGAGAACAAAGTAACAGAACACGAAAAGAAACTCGAAGAGCAAAAAGCCGCAGAAGAGGCGGCAAGGAAAGCTGCTGAAGAAGCTGAAGCAAAAAGGATTGCAGAGGAAGAAGCTAAAAAGCCAAAAGTGGTAAATGTAATAGATCCGACGACAAAAAACATTATTAAATCCCTGATCCCAGTAGATTTGGGGTTTGGAAGTGATAATGAAAAATATAAACAGCAACTTGAGCAATGGGCGAGGGAAATTGCAAGGGGAACCGAGACTACTCCTGGGTATGATGCCAAAATGATACTGGATAAAATTGATGCAAATGGTCAGGTAATCAAAGGGAAGCCAAGAGTTATTCTTGAAGAAGCAGAACTAGTTACGAAAATAATCGAGGCATCAGTAAAAGGCGGAGATGTATTCCTGCCAATCTATGTTACGGAAAGCGGCTATAAGCCTGAAGACGCAGCCCATTTATCTGAAGTTGTGGTTGCTACTTATACAACTAAATTTAATCCTAGTATAGCTGGGAGAAATAAAAACATTGAACTATCTGCGCTGGCAATCGATAATGTGATTGTTGGAACAGGGGACGTTTTCTCCTTTAACCATACGGTCGGACCGAGTGACGAAGCACATGGATACCAGCCTGCCCAAGAAATCGTTAATAAGCAATTAGTCATGGGAATTGGCGGCGGTATTTGTCAAACATCCTCTACTTTGTTTAACGCAGTTGATCAATTAGCTATCGAATATGTGGAATGGCACCATCATTCTCTAACAGTGGGGTATGTACCTGCAGGTCGGGATGCAACTGTTTCATATGGTGGAAAAGACTTTCAATTTAAGAATACTGCAGGAGTCCCTTTATTGATTAAAGCCATTTATAATCCGAACGGAACCATAACCGTTGAGATGAGAACCTCTGCTGCCTATCAGAGCTTACTACAAAAAAGATAA
- a CDS encoding CHRD domain-containing protein, whose translation MFFAILEGSEEVPPVRTDAFGFAKFKVSRDERRIGYRLTVNNLDNFTQAHIHIGRKGVNGPVVVFLFGPADPSISVKKGVVEGIITADDLVGPLMGQSLSDLIELMRDGKTYVNAHTVQNPDGEIRGQIKQFNNH comes from the coding sequence CTGTTTTTTGCGATATTAGAAGGTTCAGAAGAGGTCCCACCTGTTCGAACAGATGCTTTTGGGTTTGCAAAATTTAAAGTTAGCAGAGATGAAAGAAGGATTGGATATCGCCTAACTGTAAATAATCTTGATAATTTTACTCAGGCTCATATTCATATAGGGAGAAAAGGTGTAAACGGTCCTGTTGTCGTCTTTCTATTCGGTCCAGCTGACCCTAGTATAAGTGTAAAAAAAGGAGTCGTTGAAGGAATCATTACAGCAGATGATCTTGTTGGTCCCCTAATGGGACAATCACTTTCGGATTTAATAGAACTTATGAGAGATGGAAAAACATATGTCAATGCCCATACAGTCCAAAATCCTGACGGAGAAATCCGCGGACAAATCAAACAGTTTAACAACCATTGA
- a CDS encoding acyltransferase family protein, whose protein sequence is MKRQYDLDWIRVLATLAVFIYHCFMFFNLWAWHVKNTETDPTYITTISLFMSTWLMPIFFAVSGINSYYALKKRTGSQYLKERLARLGIPLVFGVMILTPPQIYMERVSHAQFAGSFFNMEIR, encoded by the coding sequence TTGAAAAGACAATATGATTTAGATTGGATTCGTGTTTTAGCTACACTAGCCGTTTTCATTTACCATTGTTTTATGTTTTTTAATCTATGGGCTTGGCATGTTAAGAATACTGAGACTGACCCGACTTACATCACGACCATTTCGTTATTTATGAGTACCTGGTTAATGCCAATTTTTTTCGCAGTATCGGGGATCAATTCGTATTATGCTTTAAAGAAGAGAACGGGTAGCCAATATTTGAAGGAAAGGCTTGCCCGACTAGGGATTCCCCTAGTATTTGGGGTCATGATTCTAACTCCTCCTCAAATCTATATGGAGCGGGTCAGTCATGCGCAGTTTGCTGGATCGTTTTTTAACATGGAAATTCGATAA
- a CDS encoding 6-phospho-beta-glucosidase: protein MNNSIKIVTIGGGSSYTPELVEGFIKRYHELPLRELWLVDVEEGKEKLEIVGNLAKRMFQKAGLPVEVHLTLDRRKALIGADFVTTQFRVGLLDARAKDERIPLKYGVLGQETNGPGGLFKGLRTIPVILDIVKDIKELCPDAWLVNFTNPAGMVTEAVLRYSDHRKVVGLCNVPIGMEMGIAKLLKVEHSRVRIDFAGLNHMVYGLDVYVDGVSVKKEVIDFLTNPENSSFVKNIQGQGWEPAFIQALGVLPCPYHNYYYKTREMVEKDIKNAETVGTRAEVVKKLEDDLFELYKDPDLSIKPPQLEKRGGAYYSDAAVRLISSIYNDKCDIQPVNTINNGSIASIPDESAVEVSCIITKEGPKPLVMGDLPVPVRGLVQQIKSFERIACEAAVKGDYNLAVLALTINPLVASDTIAKTIVDEMLEAHKKYLPQFFEN, encoded by the coding sequence GTGAATAATTCAATAAAAATTGTCACAATTGGCGGCGGTTCAAGTTATACGCCTGAACTTGTCGAAGGGTTTATAAAACGCTATCATGAACTTCCTTTAAGAGAGCTTTGGCTAGTAGATGTTGAGGAAGGAAAGGAAAAGTTAGAAATAGTCGGAAATTTAGCAAAGCGGATGTTTCAAAAGGCGGGGCTGCCTGTTGAAGTTCATTTAACACTCGACCGGCGCAAAGCGCTAATTGGTGCGGACTTTGTGACAACACAATTCCGTGTTGGTTTACTTGACGCCCGGGCAAAAGATGAACGGATCCCGTTAAAATATGGTGTTCTCGGCCAAGAAACCAATGGTCCTGGTGGGTTATTCAAGGGATTAAGGACCATTCCGGTTATTTTAGATATTGTTAAAGACATTAAGGAACTTTGCCCAGATGCCTGGCTGGTAAACTTTACGAATCCTGCTGGAATGGTAACGGAAGCTGTTCTAAGATATTCTGACCATCGTAAAGTAGTGGGATTATGTAATGTCCCTATTGGGATGGAAATGGGAATAGCAAAACTTTTAAAGGTAGAACATTCACGCGTGCGGATTGATTTTGCCGGTTTAAATCACATGGTATACGGTTTAGATGTTTACGTAGATGGCGTTAGTGTGAAAAAGGAAGTAATAGATTTTTTAACAAATCCTGAGAATTCTAGTTTTGTTAAAAACATTCAAGGTCAAGGGTGGGAGCCTGCGTTCATTCAGGCATTAGGTGTACTTCCTTGTCCATACCACAACTATTATTATAAAACCCGCGAAATGGTTGAGAAGGACATTAAAAATGCGGAAACAGTCGGTACACGTGCTGAAGTGGTAAAAAAATTAGAAGATGACCTTTTTGAACTTTATAAGGATCCCGATCTTTCAATTAAGCCGCCACAACTTGAAAAACGAGGAGGAGCCTATTACAGCGATGCGGCTGTACGTTTAATTTCATCCATCTACAACGATAAATGTGACATTCAACCAGTAAACACAATCAATAATGGCTCGATTGCCAGTATTCCTGACGAAAGTGCTGTGGAAGTAAGCTGTATTATCACAAAAGAGGGACCGAAACCTCTGGTTATGGGTGATCTTCCCGTGCCTGTCCGCGGTCTAGTCCAACAAATAAAGTCATTCGAACGGATTGCTTGTGAAGCGGCAGTGAAAGGCGATTATAATCTAGCGGTACTTGCCTTAACGATTAATCCACTAGTGGCGTCAGATACCATTGCAAAGACGATCGTCGATGAAATGTTAGAAGCACATAAGAAGTATTTGCCTCAATTCTTTGAAAATTAA
- the chbG gene encoding chitin disaccharide deacetylase produces the protein MIKLIVNADDFGYSRGINYGIIDAHKYGIVNSATMMMNMPGVSHAVEMAKENLTLQLGIHLVLTCGRPLLSDVPSLMDVEGNFKKMNDIIRNHNLSLMELEREWTAQIDRFFDFGLTATHFDSHHHVHSIPEFLPVIQRLSKKYNLPVRRISEQPVEGVPSFTDRFFHDFYGEGVSDDYFVELSKHDVDNQTIEVMCHPGYLDFEVLNGSSYTADRVKETNILTSVTLPDNIILL, from the coding sequence TTGATTAAGCTTATTGTGAATGCAGATGATTTTGGATATTCAAGGGGCATTAATTATGGAATTATCGATGCTCATAAATATGGAATCGTTAATTCCGCTACGATGATGATGAATATGCCAGGTGTTAGCCATGCTGTGGAGATGGCTAAAGAAAACCTAACGCTGCAACTTGGAATTCACCTTGTCCTTACATGTGGTAGACCATTACTATCGGACGTTCCATCTTTAATGGATGTAGAGGGAAATTTTAAAAAAATGAATGATATCATTAGAAATCATAATCTTTCCCTAATGGAACTGGAAAGGGAATGGACAGCACAAATTGATCGGTTTTTTGACTTTGGACTTACTGCTACTCATTTTGACAGTCATCATCATGTCCACAGTATACCTGAATTTTTACCGGTGATTCAAAGATTGTCAAAAAAGTACAATTTACCTGTAAGGCGAATATCAGAACAGCCTGTTGAAGGGGTGCCTTCGTTTACGGACCGCTTTTTTCATGATTTTTATGGAGAGGGTGTATCGGACGATTATTTTGTTGAATTATCTAAGCATGATGTAGACAATCAAACCATCGAAGTAATGTGCCATCCTGGTTACCTAGATTTTGAAGTATTAAATGGCTCGTCATATACAGCCGACAGAGTAAAAGAGACCAATATCCTAACCTCTGTTACCTTGCCAGATAATATTATATTATTATAA
- a CDS encoding iron-containing alcohol dehydrogenase, which yields MNQFISPKKIYHGEGSLGKLTEILQEYSNKSVFLLTDPMLKELGVIEPVLQQLEQHRIDVHLSTNVIPEPSLDVGNQVVDEIRKSKAGLVIGIGGGSALDLAKAAAVLTENDGFVGDYLNLNGRKKFSNRGIPKVLIPTTSGTGAEVTDIAVFSLEDTKDVITHEFLLADYAIVDPVLTYTLPPRVTAASGIDAFTHALEAFTSINATTITDTLALEAMRNIAGSIRTAVWNGSDKLAREQMALGSLLAGLSFYNAGVAGVHALAYPLGGLFKLPHGESNAVLLPYVYDDIWPACIEKLVKVADIFKLSSEGKSDRQLAQDVVKSLLDLVQDVGLPTTLDSYNIQRKDITILAENGIKQKRLLNRSPKPFTIGTIEKIYLNALEGKLTNC from the coding sequence ATGAATCAATTTATATCACCTAAGAAGATCTATCATGGCGAAGGTTCTCTTGGTAAATTGACTGAGATTTTACAAGAATATTCTAATAAAAGTGTCTTCCTTCTGACTGACCCTATGTTAAAAGAATTAGGTGTAATTGAACCAGTTCTACAACAATTAGAACAGCATCGTATCGATGTCCACTTATCCACCAATGTAATTCCAGAACCATCTTTAGATGTTGGAAATCAGGTTGTTGACGAGATTAGGAAGAGTAAAGCAGGATTAGTAATCGGGATTGGCGGCGGCAGTGCATTAGACCTGGCGAAGGCTGCTGCAGTGTTAACGGAAAACGATGGTTTTGTGGGGGATTATCTGAATTTGAATGGAAGGAAGAAGTTTTCAAATAGGGGAATTCCCAAGGTATTAATTCCTACAACATCAGGAACTGGTGCAGAGGTTACCGACATAGCAGTGTTTTCCTTGGAGGATACAAAAGATGTCATTACACATGAATTTTTACTTGCTGATTATGCGATAGTAGACCCTGTATTAACGTACACACTCCCACCAAGAGTTACGGCAGCGAGCGGGATTGACGCCTTTACACATGCACTAGAGGCCTTTACTTCTATCAATGCAACTACGATAACGGACACATTGGCGTTAGAGGCCATGCGCAACATTGCTGGGAGTATTAGAACAGCTGTCTGGAATGGCAGTGATAAATTAGCGAGGGAACAAATGGCACTGGGAAGTTTATTAGCAGGCTTAAGTTTTTATAATGCCGGGGTTGCTGGAGTACATGCCCTTGCATATCCATTAGGTGGTTTGTTTAAACTCCCTCACGGTGAATCAAATGCTGTATTACTTCCCTATGTTTATGATGATATTTGGCCTGCATGTATAGAAAAATTGGTCAAAGTAGCTGATATTTTTAAACTATCATCTGAAGGGAAAAGTGATCGTCAACTAGCTCAAGATGTGGTTAAAAGCTTATTAGATTTAGTGCAAGATGTAGGGCTGCCAACAACCCTGGATTCCTACAATATTCAAAGAAAAGATATTACCATTTTAGCCGAAAACGGAATCAAACAAAAAAGATTATTAAACAGAAGTCCCAAACCATTTACGATTGGAACAATCGAGAAGATCTATCTAAATGCCCTCGAAGGCAAGTTAACTAATTGTTAG
- a CDS encoding glycerate kinase — protein sequence MKFVLAPDSFKESMSAKKAALAMEKGIRTVFPDAECVIVPMADGGEGTVESLVSMTNGEMVKVEVIGPLGEKVIAEYGLLGEGQTAVIEMASASGIELIKLEDRNPLVTTTFGTGELIKHALDLGVSRILIGIGGSATNDGGAGMLQALGVSFKDKNGQELPFGGGALNQLASIDLSGLDSRIENVKIDVACDVTNPLIGENGASAIFGPQKGATPEVVKRLDENLAHYAEVIKRDLGKDIAHTEGAGAAGGLGIGLMAFLNAQLKKGVDLVIEYTGLEDRIIGADYVFTGEGSIDGQTLFGKTPYGVASIAKKYSIPVIAFAGKIGKGVEPLYDHGFTSIVGILKGVSSLDEALKSGEANLAFAAENICRVLK from the coding sequence ATGAAGTTTGTGTTAGCGCCTGATTCATTTAAGGAGAGTATGTCTGCAAAAAAAGCTGCTCTTGCAATGGAAAAAGGTATTCGTACGGTTTTTCCTGATGCAGAATGTGTGATAGTTCCGATGGCAGACGGTGGTGAGGGGACGGTTGAATCACTCGTTAGTATGACGAATGGTGAAATGGTCAAGGTTGAAGTCATTGGTCCGCTAGGTGAGAAGGTTATAGCAGAATATGGTCTTTTAGGTGAAGGTCAAACAGCTGTGATTGAGATGGCAAGTGCAAGTGGAATAGAATTAATCAAACTAGAAGACCGTAATCCACTAGTAACGACTACGTTTGGAACGGGTGAATTAATAAAACATGCTCTAGATTTGGGTGTAAGTCGTATATTAATCGGAATTGGCGGCAGTGCAACGAATGACGGTGGAGCGGGGATGCTTCAGGCACTTGGAGTTTCTTTTAAGGATAAGAATGGGCAAGAACTACCCTTCGGAGGTGGTGCATTGAACCAATTAGCTTCGATTGATTTAAGCGGATTAGACAGCAGAATTGAGAATGTAAAAATTGATGTTGCTTGTGATGTAACAAATCCTCTGATTGGAGAGAATGGAGCATCAGCCATTTTTGGCCCACAAAAAGGAGCAACTCCTGAAGTGGTAAAACGTTTGGATGAAAACTTAGCTCATTATGCTGAAGTGATTAAACGAGATTTGGGTAAGGACATTGCACATACAGAAGGTGCCGGTGCTGCCGGTGGTCTTGGTATAGGATTAATGGCATTTCTAAATGCTCAACTGAAAAAAGGCGTGGACTTAGTCATTGAATATACGGGTCTTGAGGATAGAATTATAGGTGCGGATTATGTTTTTACTGGGGAAGGAAGCATCGATGGTCAAACGTTGTTTGGAAAGACACCTTATGGAGTCGCTTCGATTGCGAAAAAATACTCTATTCCAGTAATTGCATTTGCAGGAAAAATTGGCAAGGGTGTTGAACCACTTTACGACCACGGATTTACATCCATTGTTGGAATATTAAAGGGTGTTTCTTCTTTGGATGAAGCGTTGAAATCCGGTGAAGCAAATCTCGCATTTGCCGCAGAAAATATCTGCCGTGTATTAAAATAA